GCACGGCGTGAAAGGCGCGTGGCTCTGGTTGGTTTGCTTGTCTGCGGTGGCGTAAAAGTGCATTGCCGGATCAGGCGGGTTGATGTACTCCTTCACCGTGATCACGAACTCGATGTCGCGGCCGTCCTGATGCCGGATCACGGAGTAAAGGTGAAGCCGCGCCATCCGGTCCTCCGGGTCGCGTTGGGCGAATGTCCATTCCGATTCCGACATATTGAGAAGGGCAGTATAGCACCCGCCCGCCCGCTCACTTGCCCAACGGCATCGGGCGTCCGCCGCCGCGGCTCTGATCCCAGTACGGCTCGCCCTGGGGGCCATACTCGCCCAGCTTGTCCCAGCGTTCGCGCGTAATCCCGTTCAGGTCGAAGACCACGCGGCCGGAGGCCACCGTCATTTCGCCCGTCAGCCGCAGCGCTCCGTCCATGCCGGCGCCGTACGAGTCCACGAATCCATATCGCCCTTTGTCGAGGCGCAGTACCGCGATATCGGCGATCGCGCCCACCGAAAGATGTCCGATCTGTTCGCGATGGATAATGCGCGCCGGGTTCCAGGTCGACCGCAGAATCACGTCATCCATGGTCATCCCCATGCTCAGGAACTTCGACATCACGTTCAACTGATCCTTCATCCCCGAGTTGATGCTTCCGGAGTGGACGTCGGTGGAGATCGAATCCGGGGGAAAGCCCTGCTTTACGGCCGGTACCGCCTGCCGGAACTCGAACGCCGCCCCGCCGTGGCCCACGTCGAAGATCACACCGCGTTTCCGCGCGTCGAACAGGTACGGAAGAAGCTTGCCGGCTTTGTCGAGCATCGGCACCGGGGCGTAAAAGCAGTGCGTGTAGATATCGCCTGGACGGAGTTTCTCGAGCACGAGTTGCTGGAACGGCCGCTCCGGCCGGAACTCGCCGAAATCGATCATCACCGGGATCCCGGCCATCTTCCCGGCCTCCACGCCGCGCTCCACCGGAGTCCAATCGGGTCCGCGGTAGTGCGCCACCTTGAATCCCACGATCGTGTCGCGCTCCGCCTTGGCCAGTTCCGCGGCCGCCTTCGCGTCCATGTCGTCGACATCCTGCTCGTGCTGGTCACCCTGCATCCCTAGCCCGCCGATGTTCAGCAGCGCCAGCACGCGTGTCCGGGCGCGATCGATCACGGTCTTCTTGAACTCGGCGTAGTTCCGCCGCCCGGAGGAGCCGGCGTCCACAACGGTCGTCAC
This DNA window, taken from Bryobacteraceae bacterium, encodes the following:
- a CDS encoding amidohydrolase/deacetylase family metallohydrolase, which encodes MRFLLLLIPALAVAQPAYDLLLKGGHLIDPKNKISAVRDVAVKDRRIAAVAANIPAAQARKVVNVAGLYVTPGIIDLHAHVFAGTNGNMLAGGHSSIFPDDFALKAGVTTVVDAGSSGRRNYAEFKKTVIDRARTRVLALLNIGGLGMQGDQHEQDVDDMDAKAAAELAKAERDTIVGFKVAHYRGPDWTPVERGVEAGKMAGIPVMIDFGEFRPERPFQQLVLEKLRPGDIYTHCFYAPVPMLDKAGKLLPYLFDARKRGVIFDVGHGGAAFEFRQAVPAVKQGFPPDSISTDVHSGSINSGMKDQLNVMSKFLSMGMTMDDVILRSTWNPARIIHREQIGHLSVGAIADIAVLRLDKGRYGFVDSYGAGMDGALRLTGEMTVASGRVVFDLNGITRERWDKLGEYGPQGEPYWDQSRGGGRPMPLGK